The Benincasa hispida cultivar B227 chromosome 11, ASM972705v1, whole genome shotgun sequence genome has a segment encoding these proteins:
- the LOC120091492 gene encoding probable calcium-binding protein CML41: MAISTISIPLKWFSTKLNFPRLHSKHKPTSSKPPSLPLAEVAFRHLDVDGDGKISSDELRTYFASIGEYMTRDGAQSVIGDFDEDGDELLELGDFQRLVKGEEEEEEEDLKRAFEMFEGEKGCGFIGPAGLQKMFGRLGYVKSKEECSAMIKVFDVDGDGVIDYREFLRMMA, translated from the coding sequence ATGGCCATTTCAACCATTTCCATTCCCTTAAAATGGTTTTCTACGAAGCTCAATTTCCCTCGTCTTCACTCCAAACACAAACCAACATCGTCTAAACCTCCTTCACTGCCCCTCGCCGAAGTTGCCTTTCGTCACCTCGACGTTGATGGAGATGGAAAAATCTCTAGTGACGAGCTCCGAACCTACTTTGCGTCGATCGGTGAGTACATGACACGCGACGGAGCTCAAAGTGTGATCGGAGACTTTGACGAAGATGGGGACGAGCTACTAGAGCTCGGAGATTTCCAACGGCTCGTAAAgggggaggaggaagaagaggaggaggaCTTGAAGAGGGCTTTTGAGATGTTTGAAGGTGAAAAGGGATGTGGATTCATTGGACCGGCCGGGTTGCAAAAGATGTTTGGGCGGCTTGGCTACGTGAAATCAAAAGAAGAGTGCTCGGCTATGATCAAAGTGTTTGATGTTGATGGTGATGGTGTAATTGATTATCGTGAATTTCTCAGAATGATGGCTTGA